From a region of the Lactuca sativa cultivar Salinas chromosome 4, Lsat_Salinas_v11, whole genome shotgun sequence genome:
- the LOC128133191 gene encoding uncharacterized protein LOC128133191 produces the protein MPKKLPRMRSWRSKTLLTWVQCYRIIIVSLPNNQPISIEASPTELMLSFYVCYVNWTLNHEESSPRQHTMVRNSPESPQPQHSPVRNSPPIVASPPRRKKYKSETSSTESDTNASYSQHVDIERTYMSTNTSTRLVKKKKMSIKVLVKCLLGVVADLSSKVDRVLNKKYEPDTGFGDEEEEEEEDMINEKEEETYYHGTQLNCDDLGSHGLDGEVGRTPTHVELSLDVGEHHTKTMTPIGRPQRKRGVPWYQQTPFIVTQSTPK, from the exons ATGCCGAAAAAATTGCCACGGATGAGGTCGTGGAGAAGTAAAACACTGTTAACTTGGGTTCAATGTTATCGAATAATCATCGTGTCTTTG CCTAACAACCAACCTATTTCTATCGAGGCTTCCCCAACGGAATTGATGTTGTCGTTTTATGTTTGCTACGTGAACTGGACTCTTAACCATGAAGAGTCTTCCCCACGGCAACATACTATGGTCCGAAATAGTCCAGAGTCTCCCCAACCGCAACATAGTCCGGTCCGAAATAGTCCACCTATTGTTGCCTCGCCTCCTCGAAGAAAGAAGTACAAGTCGGAAACATCTTCGACTGAATCTGACACAAATGCTTCTTACTCGCAACATGTTGATATAGAAAGAACTTATATGTCAACCAACACATCAACAAGGTtggtaaagaagaagaagatgagcaTAAAGGTATTAGTGAAGTGTCTACTAGGCGTTGTGGCTGACTTATCTTCTAAAGTAGATCGtgtattaaataaaaaatatgagCCAGACACAGGGTTTGGAGatgaagaggaggaggaggaggaggatatgATAAATGAAAAGGAGGAAGAAACATATTACCATGGTACACAGTTGAACTGTGATGATTTAGGTAGTCATGGTTTGGATGGGGAAGTTGGGCGTACACCTACGCATGTTGAGCTGTCACTGGACGTGGGTGAACATCACACAAAAACAATGACTCCTATTGGTAGGCCACAACGAAAGAGGGGTGTTCCTTGGTATCAGCAGACTCCGTTCATAGTG acGCAATCCACACCAAAGTGA